One segment of Bacteroides caecimuris DNA contains the following:
- a CDS encoding DUF4465 domain-containing protein encodes MKKNFRFLAMAVVAMAAAVFTGCSSDDDFLAPYEESAIQTRAISSTNALIDFDNVPSSVMASDQYGNNLYSATANGKQVTTGYITQIGQTGTYIQFPINYLEQEWVSGQPWEYEFWNGGFAISNFHNLTQGDYQNQCSVYWPNGGHSGKNFAVAFGYSDSYNDSQATYDKCAKIYLTDATGYRVVTTNTPVKGTPKYGKFNSVWVCNTTYTYLVMKDGNSFTQGSLSAQKGWFKVVFVALDATGKPTGKEVEYYLANFDSSKDAESGLTNKIRTGWNQVDLSGLGDSVCTVAINFEGSDSSAYGLNTPAYVAIDDIDVTVNE; translated from the coding sequence ATGAAAAAGAATTTTAGATTCTTGGCAATGGCTGTTGTAGCAATGGCCGCCGCAGTGTTCACGGGATGTTCATCCGACGATGACTTCCTTGCTCCGTATGAGGAGAGTGCGATTCAAACCCGCGCGATAAGTTCTACCAATGCGCTTATCGATTTTGATAACGTACCTTCCAGCGTAATGGCTTCTGACCAGTATGGAAACAATCTCTATTCTGCCACGGCCAACGGCAAGCAGGTAACGACCGGCTACATCACTCAAATCGGGCAAACCGGTACGTACATTCAGTTCCCGATTAACTATTTGGAACAAGAATGGGTAAGCGGACAGCCTTGGGAATATGAATTTTGGAATGGTGGTTTTGCCATCTCTAATTTCCATAATCTGACACAGGGGGATTATCAAAACCAATGTAGCGTGTACTGGCCCAACGGCGGTCATAGCGGTAAAAATTTTGCTGTAGCTTTCGGTTATAGCGATTCATACAATGATTCACAAGCAACCTATGACAAATGTGCGAAGATTTACCTGACCGATGCAACCGGCTACAGAGTCGTTACCACAAACACTCCTGTCAAGGGTACACCGAAATATGGTAAATTCAACAGCGTATGGGTTTGTAATACGACTTATACCTACTTAGTCATGAAGGATGGCAACTCGTTTACACAAGGCTCTTTGTCGGCACAAAAAGGATGGTTTAAGGTGGTATTTGTTGCGTTGGATGCGACGGGTAAACCTACAGGTAAGGAAGTAGAATACTATTTGGCAAACTTCGATTCCAGTAAAGATGCAGAATCAGGTTTGACCAATAAAATCCGTACCGGATGGAATCAAGTGGATTTAAGCGGTTTAGGTGACAGCGTATGTACTGTAGCTATCAATTTCGAAGGAAGCGATTCAAGCGCATACGGATTGAACACTCCTGCTTACGTTGCTATAGACGATATTGATGTAACCGTAAACGAATAA
- a CDS encoding PKD-like domain-containing protein produces the protein MNLGQMLFNGKCKVFAPFYYIPMEIVIKYFLQGNFSIKIINIMKKYLLLFSLTIFLFACNKDEEISQDVILPPVIELDSEDGIYVVKIGKEVVIEPTYQNVDYAVYSWKCNGRIISDEPQLKYIFNECGSYYVTLRVDTRDASTEEEIRVDVNELAPPVISLVTPSIGLKVVAGREYILTPDIQNAEGATYLWTLNGNEVGTENTYTFKQDELGTYELTLTVTNEDGQSKKTVSIEVVDKLPIEIVVPSSLYFTENNTKYVELGRTLFVRPFVSISAEPSYQWSLDGQPIEGANSLVYGFKPAKTGEHTLTFTVKYDNQDTKAVLTRNISVSGVDEVSVNIPVKCCEAAGKRPFAAGNSIYSNKVYEFVPAPGQFVNETNTAGFNGESTHEAACAYAQKRLDNEQYVSLGGWGGYIVVGFDHSIENKGGYDFSIKGNAFDSSNEPGIVWVMQDVNGDGLPNDEWYELKGSEYGKPETIQDYAVTYFRPGPNMDTQWQDNKGNKGAIDRLGNYHPQEFYYPLWIEADSYTLYGTCLKARTEQSPSTGMWSNNPFGWGYADNIGDDMPNKDNPNAGALGNYFKISDAVNIDGTPANLSHIDFIKVQTGVNVKAGWLGENSTEVFKFCDENNNNDK, from the coding sequence ATGAATTTGGGGCAAATGCTTTTTAACGGCAAGTGCAAAGTATTTGCCCCTTTTTATTATATCCCAATGGAGATTGTAATCAAATACTTTCTTCAAGGGAATTTCAGCATTAAAATTATAAATATAATGAAGAAGTATTTGCTTTTATTCTCCTTGACGATATTTCTATTTGCATGCAACAAAGACGAAGAAATATCGCAGGACGTGATATTGCCTCCTGTCATTGAGTTGGATAGCGAGGACGGAATCTACGTTGTAAAGATAGGAAAAGAGGTCGTTATTGAGCCGACCTATCAGAATGTCGATTACGCCGTTTATTCATGGAAATGCAACGGTCGTATCATTTCCGACGAGCCTCAATTGAAATACATTTTCAACGAATGCGGTTCGTATTACGTTACCCTGCGTGTGGATACGAGGGATGCCAGCACAGAGGAAGAAATTCGTGTGGATGTCAATGAATTGGCTCCGCCCGTTATTTCATTGGTAACCCCCTCTATAGGGCTTAAAGTTGTCGCAGGACGCGAGTATATCCTTACACCCGACATTCAAAATGCAGAAGGAGCTACTTATTTGTGGACTCTTAACGGAAACGAAGTCGGAACGGAAAATACTTATACATTCAAGCAAGATGAGTTGGGAACTTATGAACTGACCTTAACCGTAACAAATGAAGACGGACAATCAAAGAAGACAGTTTCTATTGAGGTTGTCGATAAACTTCCGATTGAAATCGTAGTTCCGTCATCTTTATATTTTACCGAGAATAATACCAAATACGTAGAATTAGGACGTACTTTGTTTGTCCGCCCCTTTGTATCAATAAGTGCCGAGCCTTCTTATCAATGGAGTTTGGACGGGCAACCGATTGAGGGAGCCAATTCTTTGGTTTACGGTTTCAAACCCGCTAAAACCGGAGAACACACGCTTACCTTTACTGTGAAATACGACAATCAAGATACAAAAGCAGTGCTCACCCGTAATATTTCGGTCTCCGGTGTCGATGAAGTCAGTGTCAATATTCCGGTGAAATGTTGTGAAGCGGCCGGAAAAAGACCTTTTGCTGCCGGAAATTCCATTTACAGCAATAAAGTATATGAATTTGTTCCGGCTCCGGGACAATTTGTAAACGAAACGAATACAGCAGGTTTCAATGGGGAAAGCACGCACGAAGCAGCCTGTGCTTACGCACAAAAACGTCTTGATAATGAACAATATGTTTCTCTTGGAGGTTGGGGAGGATATATCGTAGTAGGATTCGACCACAGTATCGAAAACAAAGGCGGTTATGATTTTTCCATCAAAGGAAATGCCTTTGATTCGTCAAATGAACCGGGCATTGTATGGGTAATGCAAGATGTCAATGGAGACGGCTTGCCCAACGATGAATGGTATGAACTGAAGGGTTCTGAATATGGAAAACCCGAAACCATTCAGGACTATGCCGTAACTTATTTCCGTCCCGGTCCCAACATGGATACTCAATGGCAGGACAACAAGGGAAATAAAGGAGCGATTGACCGTCTCGGCAACTATCACCCGCAAGAGTTTTATTATCCTTTGTGGATTGAAGCGGATTCCTATACGTTATACGGCACATGCCTGAAAGCACGTACCGAACAAAGCCCGTCGACAGGCATGTGGTCCAATAATCCGTTCGGATGGGGATATGCCGATAATATTGGTGATGATATGCCCAATAAAGACAATCCTAACGCGGGAGCACTTGGAAACTATTTTAAGATTTCCGATGCAGTCAATATCGACGGTACACCTGCAAACCTTTCCCATATCGACTTTATCAAGGTGCAGACCGGAGTCAATGTAAAAGCCGGATGGTTAGGGGAAAATTCCACGGAAGTTTTCAAGTTCTGTGATGAAAACAACAATAACGACAAATAA
- a CDS encoding DUF4971 domain-containing protein, whose product MNKIYHFILFCFATLCLAACSDDDPEVSGIDGKDHFISEFALTVDGITYQAMIVGDKITVEIPYNTSLKGATVEYALCEGASINPNPSTIEDWENEWKFVVTSRMQESKVYSYTYQYADIEQSGSVVLATQSEVDNFAKTGINKIEGSLTIGTADGEEITNLDGLANLKQISNSLVINPSYKGADLTGLDNLEQLGSFKLGSTTSTSKNITLKTVNLPSLLGVTGDFVVNSSVIEKISIPKVEFIGEDMYITSDALLDLDANAVESVGASLIVKGSVAQKESATTEAIVFSALKRVGNELTVQYFPKLQGIYLPALESVAGTASFSDMSSIGSLAMTELHSVGGLTIKNCKEISIVELPGLISCGETSVDANKVNKFNISSLKDVLGDMTLSNLLIEELDLSQINFNGNTLTLQCKQLNKIVGSETFNGSLLLLPKNCRLTELTLEGISNIEGDFQCKDYFYVKEFVMPFIRVAGNMTIALNSGSVDTGAEIEFPKLQEIGGTLTLENNTNANNITFPSLKKILGSCSVTTDFLKNDIEFTSLESIGTDGANTQIEFKIDVTNILCPKLKTINGLFNIVTSTVVWGMTADEVSYPTVESISENLSITCPYSDFGSNGILSIDFSGLKSVKGISISGQGDVSDFSSFKYLFENNVLTGESQWSVRECAYNPTYQDMKDGKYKPAE is encoded by the coding sequence ATGAACAAAATATATCATTTCATCCTATTCTGTTTCGCTACGCTCTGCCTTGCTGCATGTAGTGATGACGACCCTGAAGTAAGCGGAATAGACGGCAAGGATCACTTCATCTCCGAGTTTGCTCTAACTGTAGATGGCATTACCTATCAAGCCATGATAGTCGGGGACAAGATTACAGTTGAGATACCTTATAATACCAGTCTGAAAGGGGCTACCGTAGAGTATGCCCTTTGCGAGGGAGCCTCTATTAACCCGAATCCATCAACCATAGAGGATTGGGAAAATGAATGGAAATTCGTAGTCACCTCCAGAATGCAGGAGAGCAAAGTATATTCCTATACTTATCAATATGCAGACATCGAACAGAGCGGCAGCGTGGTACTTGCCACGCAATCCGAGGTGGATAATTTTGCCAAGACAGGAATAAACAAAATCGAAGGCAGCCTGACCATCGGAACGGCAGACGGAGAAGAAATCACCAATCTGGACGGACTTGCCAACCTGAAACAAATCAGTAACTCTCTTGTTATCAATCCGTCTTACAAAGGAGCGGATTTGACGGGGTTGGATAATCTGGAACAACTCGGAAGTTTCAAATTAGGATCGACAACTTCTACCAGTAAAAACATAACGCTCAAAACGGTTAATCTGCCCTCTTTGCTTGGAGTGACCGGCGATTTTGTCGTTAACAGTTCTGTCATTGAAAAAATATCCATACCCAAAGTCGAGTTCATTGGTGAGGATATGTATATAACCTCCGATGCTTTGCTTGATTTGGATGCAAATGCCGTTGAATCTGTCGGAGCTTCCTTAATTGTCAAAGGTTCGGTAGCACAAAAAGAATCAGCGACAACCGAAGCCATTGTTTTCTCAGCGCTCAAACGGGTCGGGAATGAACTTACAGTCCAATATTTTCCCAAACTGCAAGGAATTTATCTACCGGCATTGGAAAGTGTGGCCGGTACTGCCTCATTCTCCGATATGTCCTCCATCGGAAGTCTTGCAATGACCGAATTACATTCGGTTGGAGGACTGACTATAAAAAATTGCAAAGAGATTTCCATTGTTGAACTTCCCGGTCTTATTTCCTGCGGAGAGACCAGTGTGGATGCGAATAAAGTCAATAAGTTTAATATATCTTCTTTGAAAGATGTACTCGGTGATATGACTTTAAGTAATCTGCTCATAGAAGAACTGGATTTGTCCCAGATAAATTTTAACGGGAATACACTTACCCTACAATGTAAGCAACTAAATAAAATCGTAGGTTCGGAAACATTTAACGGTAGCCTTCTTCTGCTTCCTAAAAATTGTCGATTGACCGAATTGACTCTTGAGGGAATCTCAAATATAGAGGGCGACTTCCAATGCAAAGATTATTTTTATGTAAAAGAATTTGTTATGCCATTTATTCGTGTGGCAGGAAATATGACTATTGCATTGAATTCGGGAAGTGTTGATACGGGTGCGGAAATTGAATTTCCTAAATTGCAGGAAATAGGAGGTACTTTAACATTAGAAAATAATACGAATGCAAATAATATTACCTTCCCGTCATTGAAAAAAATTCTCGGTTCATGTTCGGTTACGACTGATTTTCTTAAGAATGATATTGAGTTTACCAGTTTGGAAAGCATTGGGACGGATGGAGCAAATACACAAATTGAGTTTAAGATTGATGTTACTAATATTTTATGTCCCAAATTAAAAACGATAAACGGACTGTTTAATATTGTAACATCTACTGTTGTATGGGGTATGACGGCTGATGAGGTGTCTTATCCTACCGTTGAATCAATATCCGAAAATCTTTCAATAACATGCCCGTATTCTGATTTTGGTTCTAATGGTATTTTGTCCATTGATTTTTCAGGTCTCAAATCAGTAAAAGGGATTAGTATAAGCGGGCAAGGAGATGTTAGCGATTTCAGTTCTTTCAAATACCTGTTTGAAAACAATGTTCTAACAGGAGAATCTCAATGGTCTGTCAGAGAATGTGCTTATAACCCCACATACCAAGATATGAAAGACGGGAAGTACAAGCCTGCCGAATAG
- a CDS encoding glutaminyl-peptide cyclotransferase has protein sequence MTYHQLKYLLWSVVVGVTLSLTSCMKWDYGDAVEDFNATGAGLFITNEGNFQYGNATLSYYDPATKQVQNEIFFRANGMKLGDVAQSMTIYDNKGWVVVNNSHVIFAIDLNTFKEVGRIENLTSPRYIHFLSDEKAYVTQLWDNRIFIINPKKYEITGYIQVPDMTMESGSTEQMVQYGKYVYCNCWSYQNRIIKIDTETDQVVDELKVGIQPTSLVMDKYNKMWTVTDGGYEGSPYGYEAPSLYRIDAETFTVEKQFKFKLGDWPSEVQLNGDRDKLYWINKAIWSMDVTASHVPVRPFLEYSGTIYYGLTVNPANGEVYIADAIDYQQQGMIYRYSPEGKLIDEFYVGIIPGAFCWK, from the coding sequence ATGACCTATCACCAATTGAAATATCTGCTATGGAGCGTAGTTGTCGGAGTGACACTATCCTTGACATCCTGCATGAAGTGGGACTACGGCGATGCCGTAGAAGACTTCAATGCCACGGGAGCCGGACTGTTCATCACCAACGAGGGCAACTTCCAGTACGGCAATGCTACCTTGTCCTATTACGACCCTGCGACCAAACAGGTACAGAACGAAATCTTCTTCCGTGCCAACGGCATGAAACTCGGCGACGTGGCGCAGTCGATGACCATCTACGACAACAAGGGCTGGGTCGTGGTGAACAACTCCCACGTGATTTTCGCCATCGACCTGAACACCTTCAAGGAGGTGGGACGCATCGAGAACCTGACCTCGCCGCGCTACATTCATTTCCTAAGCGACGAAAAAGCCTACGTCACCCAACTGTGGGACAACCGCATCTTCATCATCAACCCGAAGAAATATGAAATTACCGGCTACATTCAAGTGCCGGACATGACGATGGAAAGCGGCTCGACGGAGCAGATGGTGCAGTACGGCAAATACGTCTATTGCAACTGCTGGTCGTATCAGAACCGCATCATCAAAATCGACACCGAAACCGACCAAGTGGTCGATGAACTGAAGGTCGGCATACAACCGACATCGCTGGTCATGGACAAGTACAACAAGATGTGGACGGTGACCGACGGCGGTTACGAAGGCAGCCCCTACGGTTACGAAGCCCCGTCGCTCTACCGCATCGACGCCGAGACATTCACGGTGGAGAAGCAGTTCAAGTTCAAGTTGGGCGACTGGCCCTCGGAGGTACAGCTCAATGGCGACAGGGACAAACTCTACTGGATCAACAAGGCCATTTGGAGCATGGACGTGACAGCCAGCCATGTGCCGGTGCGTCCGTTCCTCGAATACAGCGGCACGATTTATTACGGACTGACGGTAAACCCCGCCAACGGGGAAGTATACATCGCCGATGCCATCGACTACCAGCAGCAGGGCATGATTTACCGCTACTCGCCCGAAGGGAAATTGATAGATGAATTTTATGTCGGGATTATCCCCGGTGCATTTTGTTGGAAATGA
- a CDS encoding transposase: protein MKNKLRHIYHIIFITKRQEMTIPMTTKGMILDQMVQIFTRKGCHVYACNAFLNHVHILVEIPSPTDFAKIINKVKSSTGVVYRKYPEYADFSGWAAGFDSFSVSFNDLNRVKHHIEKQETVHQELSFEDEYDQLLEENGFNAYQDFMRASFSAYAAVNNHIKNKRK from the coding sequence ATGAAGAATAAATTGCGGCATATATACCATATTATTTTCATCACGAAAAGACAGGAGATGACGATTCCAATGACAACCAAAGGAATGATTCTCGATCAGATGGTACAAATTTTCACAAGGAAAGGCTGTCATGTCTATGCCTGCAATGCTTTTCTCAATCATGTTCATATACTTGTAGAGATACCATCTCCCACGGACTTCGCAAAGATTATCAATAAAGTAAAAAGTTCTACAGGCGTTGTCTATCGAAAATATCCGGAATATGCGGATTTTTCAGGATGGGCAGCCGGATTTGATTCGTTTAGCGTGTCATTCAATGATCTGAATCGGGTAAAACACCACATTGAGAAACAAGAGACGGTTCATCAGGAACTTTCATTCGAGGACGAATACGACCAACTGCTTGAAGAAAACGGATTCAATGCCTATCAAGATTTTATGCGGGCATCATTCTCTGCATATGCTGCGGTAAATAACCATATTAAAAACAAAAGGAAATGA